The following coding sequences are from one Geodermatophilus normandii window:
- a CDS encoding Dyp-type peroxidase, producing the protein MAPPPITGRSGSLDRADVQGLVGSGYGRLPEAVFLGLQVDDGAAGRALLADLLPELTSMAGARGSRALNVAVSHPGLARLGVRQEALAGFSLEFAGGMATPTRSAFLGDVGEQAPATWAWGGPDTPRVDVLLLLYARSAAELTAHAEDVRHRYPADGVREVLELPTTSLSPRDHLGFADGISQPEVAGLHGRGERGIALGEFLLGYPNAYGRRARGPLLPATDDPGRVLPPAPRTGRRDEVDLGRNGSYLVVRTLAVDVAAFWDHVDRWAERTGLPAEQVAAKMVGRWPDGTSLTVSADHPLGDEPVDNDFRYHRDGDAAGLRCPVAAHVRRANPRDSLDPRPGSAASVRVNDRHRLIRRGRQYGPPPVSRDTAPGTEPDGERGLHFLCLNADLGRQFEFVQHTWLDNPAFAGLQDSPDPIAGHHPPGGHGVFPIPADPVRHRLLDLPHAVRVRGGGYFFLPGIRALHHIASGPASPGPAPEPSG; encoded by the coding sequence GTGGCTCCTCCTCCGATCACCGGCAGGTCCGGGAGCCTCGACCGCGCCGACGTGCAGGGGCTCGTGGGCAGCGGCTACGGCCGCCTGCCGGAGGCGGTCTTCCTCGGCCTGCAGGTCGACGACGGCGCCGCCGGGCGGGCGCTGCTGGCCGACCTCCTCCCCGAGCTGACGAGCATGGCCGGCGCCCGGGGCAGCCGGGCGCTCAACGTCGCGGTGAGCCACCCGGGCCTGGCCCGGCTGGGCGTGCGGCAGGAGGCGCTGGCCGGCTTCTCGCTCGAGTTCGCCGGCGGGATGGCCACCCCGACACGCAGCGCCTTCCTGGGGGACGTGGGCGAGCAGGCCCCCGCCACCTGGGCGTGGGGCGGTCCGGACACCCCCCGGGTCGACGTCCTCCTGCTGCTCTACGCCCGGTCCGCGGCGGAGCTGACCGCGCACGCCGAGGACGTCCGGCACCGGTACCCGGCCGACGGCGTCCGGGAGGTCCTCGAGCTGCCCACGACGTCCCTGTCCCCCCGTGACCACCTCGGGTTCGCCGACGGGATCTCCCAGCCCGAGGTCGCCGGCCTGCACGGCCGCGGCGAGCGGGGCATCGCGCTCGGCGAGTTCCTCCTCGGGTACCCGAACGCCTACGGCCGGCGCGCCCGCGGCCCGCTCCTCCCGGCCACGGACGATCCCGGCCGCGTGCTGCCCCCCGCGCCCCGTACCGGGCGACGCGACGAGGTCGACCTCGGCCGCAACGGCAGCTACCTCGTCGTCCGCACGCTCGCCGTCGACGTGGCCGCCTTCTGGGACCACGTCGACCGCTGGGCGGAACGGACGGGCCTGCCGGCCGAGCAGGTGGCGGCCAAGATGGTCGGCCGCTGGCCCGACGGCACGTCGCTGACGGTCAGCGCCGACCACCCGCTCGGGGACGAGCCGGTCGACAACGACTTCCGATACCACCGTGACGGTGACGCCGCCGGTCTCCGTTGCCCGGTCGCGGCCCACGTGCGGCGGGCCAACCCGCGGGACTCGCTCGACCCCCGTCCCGGTTCGGCGGCCTCGGTGCGGGTCAACGACCGGCACCGGCTGATCCGCCGCGGACGGCAGTACGGCCCCCCGCCGGTGAGCCGCGACACCGCCCCCGGGACGGAGCCCGACGGGGAGCGCGGACTGCACTTCCTCTGCCTCAACGCCGACCTCGGTCGACAGTTCGAGTTCGTCCAGCACACGTGGCTGGACAACCCCGCCTTCGCGGGGCTGCAGGACAGCCCGGACCCGATCGCCGGCCACCACCCGCCGGGAGGGCACGGGGTGTTCCCCATCCCGGCCGATCCCGTCCGGCACCGGCTGCTCGACCTGCCGCACGCCGTGCGGGTCCGTGGCGGCGGCTACTTCTTCCTCCCCGGCATCCGGGCCCTCCACCACATCGCCTCGGGTCCGGCCTCCCCGGGCCCCGCTCCGGAACCGTCCGGCTGA
- a CDS encoding catalase family protein, with translation MNPGGPFAYFVLRPLSDLFLWSWRVERRIEFLYRPQVDRWLRSPLFSLLQALQNVLRRNDERLGLAEEKPLQDEERYTQEIIDAASAFTRENWLPGGAQRFGNTKTFGVLRGEFTVRPDLPAELRHGLFREPRAYPAWVRFSGPGPFAPPDLEDLGQCSVAIKVMGVSGPKLMPDEERTQDLILVSPPSFVTPDVRENSRMQRWVRAKAPLGYLLDPPGRHVLHLAMQLLYSPVHANPLEVRYYSNVPFLLGEGRAVQYSLAPRSRPRTRIPAHPGENYLRDAMVRTLATGDWEMDFMVQVQTDPHRMPVEDATVKWPERLSPYVPVATLRLPAQRFDGDAQLAFADVLRYNPWHSLPEHRPLGNSNRARRRMYEELAELRQSMNAVPHVEPDGSETFPDGDRAPRPPRRPAASSVPVATQG, from the coding sequence GTGAACCCCGGAGGTCCGTTCGCGTACTTCGTGCTGCGCCCGCTGAGCGACCTGTTCCTCTGGTCCTGGCGCGTGGAGCGCCGGATCGAGTTCCTGTACCGCCCGCAGGTCGACCGGTGGCTGCGCTCTCCACTGTTCTCACTGCTCCAGGCTCTGCAGAACGTCCTGCGCCGCAACGACGAGCGACTCGGTCTCGCCGAGGAGAAGCCGCTGCAGGACGAGGAGCGGTACACCCAGGAGATCATCGACGCGGCCAGCGCGTTCACCCGCGAGAACTGGCTCCCCGGTGGGGCCCAGCGGTTCGGGAACACCAAGACGTTCGGTGTCCTCCGCGGGGAGTTCACCGTGCGGCCGGACCTGCCGGCGGAGCTGCGGCACGGCCTGTTCCGGGAGCCACGGGCGTACCCGGCCTGGGTCCGCTTCTCCGGGCCCGGGCCGTTCGCGCCACCCGACCTGGAGGACCTCGGCCAGTGCTCGGTGGCGATCAAGGTCATGGGCGTGTCCGGCCCGAAGCTCATGCCCGACGAGGAGCGGACCCAGGACCTGATCCTCGTCTCCCCCCCGAGCTTCGTGACCCCGGACGTCCGCGAGAACTCGAGGATGCAGCGGTGGGTGCGGGCCAAGGCGCCCCTGGGCTACCTGCTCGACCCCCCGGGGCGGCACGTGCTCCACCTGGCGATGCAGCTGCTCTACAGCCCGGTGCACGCCAACCCGCTGGAGGTCCGGTACTACAGCAACGTGCCCTTCCTCCTCGGGGAGGGACGGGCCGTCCAGTACTCGCTCGCGCCCCGGTCCCGGCCGCGGACGAGGATCCCCGCCCACCCCGGCGAGAACTACCTGCGCGATGCCATGGTCCGGACGCTGGCCACCGGCGACTGGGAGATGGACTTCATGGTGCAGGTGCAGACCGACCCGCACCGGATGCCCGTCGAGGACGCCACGGTGAAGTGGCCCGAGCGTCTCTCGCCCTACGTGCCCGTGGCGACGCTGCGGCTCCCGGCCCAGCGGTTCGACGGCGATGCGCAGCTCGCCTTCGCCGACGTCCTGCGCTACAACCCCTGGCACAGCCTGCCGGAGCACCGGCCCCTCGGTAACTCCAACCGCGCGCGCCGCCGGATGTACGAGGAGCTCGCCGAGCTCCGCCAGTCGATGAACGCGGTGCCGCACGTCGAACCCGACGGCAGCGAAACGTTCCCGGACGGCGACCGGGCTCCGCGGCCGCCCCGACGGCCCGCCGCGTCGTCCGTTCCCGTGGCGACCCAGGGCTGA